The genomic stretch TTCCAAAATAGTAACTTCTATCATCTTCACTTTTCTGATATCCAAGTATTTCCTGAAGACTGAAAAATGGTACTATTTCACCTTTAATACTGCATACCTTTTTACCAGTTATAGACTTTATTGAATCTTTTCTTATCTTTACTGTCTCAACCACTTTTTCAAGCGGAAGCAGATACAATTTATCCCCAGCTAAAACCAGCAATGTCTTTATTATTGCAACAGTGAGAGGAATTATCATCAAAAAGCTTGTACCTTTATCTTTTTCTGTTTTAACCTTTATCTCTCCTTTTAGCTCACTTAAATTCTTTTTCACAACATCCATTCCAACGCCTCTGCCTGCCACATCATTAATCTTATCAGCAGTAGAAAAACCTGGTAAGAAAATAAACTCTATTATTTCATCATCTGACATTCTCTCAATCTCATCCTTTGTCACTATACCTTTTAGCAAAGCTTTTTCTTTTACTTTGTCAATGTCAATACCTTTGCCATCATCTTCAACATTTACGTAGATATTCTCACCTTCTGCATATGCTTCTATCAAAATCCTTCCCTGAGGTCTTTTTCCCTTAGCAATTCTTTCTTCAGGCTTTTCAATTCCATGATTTACACAATTTCTCACCAAGTGAACAAGTGGGTCGGTTATCTTTTCAAGTATAATCTTGTCTATTTCTGTTTCTTCACCTTTTATGATAAGTTCAACCTCTTTCCCTTCTTTTTGAGCAACCTCTCGAACAATTCGCGGAAGCTTTCTCAGAACATTTTTTATAGGCAAAAGCCTCAAACTTGTTATTCCTTCCTGAATATCAAATGATATTCTTTCAAGTCGTAAAATTCCTTTTTCAAGATTTGAAATTAAGTTACTAAGCGTTTTATCTTTTATGTTTGTTTCTTTGAATGCATTTAATATCTGATTCAATTGAGATTTACAGGTAATAAGTTCGCCAGCAAGATTTGTAAGATTATTGAGCTTGTTTATATCTATTCGCACTGAATCAATTCTTTTAATATCAATTTCTTTAAGATTCTTAATTCCATCCTCAAAAGTCCCCGTCTGATCACTCTCAGACTGGTTTACAATTTTGTCCACTTCTTCTGTTTCTGTTACCTCTAAATCCTCTTTTATTAGTTTTTGTATAAAGAAAATTTCCACTACATCCTCAGTTTTACAGATATCCTCTACATCCTGCCGTAATGCATTTATTTCAATGTCGCCTTCAATAAAAAATAGATATTCATTTACTTCTTCACTAACATGTTCCTGCTCTACATCCGGAATTGTTAAAAAAATATTGTATTTTTTTTTAAGAGCTTTATATATCTTTGCCATAGATGGAGATTTAAACTCAGCTTCTGGCTTTAATAAAAACTCTATTTTGTATATCTTTTTCCCCTCATCTAAAAGTTCCATAAGAAACTTCTTTTCTTCATAATTCATCTTTTCAACCCTGCCCTTAAAAATCTTTCTCATGAAAATATAGAATTTATAGCCCCTGCAATACTTGTGCAAGGCAAAATCAAATCAGCTATCCCCTGATCAATTACAGCTTTTGGCATTCCAAATATAATAGCAGTGGAATGATCCTCAGCTATTATAAAACCACCAAGTTTTTTGATAAATGCAAATGCTTTTGCACCATCATTGCCCATTCCTGTCAGCATTATTGCAACAAGTCTGTCTTTATAATGATTGGCAAGTAAAAACCCAACATAATCAACAGAAGGCTTGTATATCAAATCATTTGGACCATCAACTATATTTATTACAGTTCTGCCACCAGAGATTATTAGTTCCATTTGCTTGCCACCTGGTGCAATGTAGACTGTATTAGGTTTTACAAATTCACCCTTTTCAGCTTCCTTTATAAAAAGCGAACTTCTTTCTGAAAGGGTTGAAGCAAGTTGTCGTGTAAAGTTTGGTGGCATATGCTGAACAATAAATATTGGTACACCTATATCACTTTTAATATAGGGTATTATCTCACCAAGAGTTTTTGGTCCACCTGTTGAAACACCAATAAATATAGCATTTGGCTTTACTAATGGTTTTTTTGAAACTGAAATAATTTTAGTAGTGTTCAAAGAATCTACTTTTTTGCCAAAGACATTCGCTTTTGCTGCATTTAATACTTTTTTAATAATCTCATTTTCTATACTTTCAAGCTCGCTTGAGTAGGCAGAAGGCTTTGGAATAAAATCCACCGCACCAAGACTCAAAGCTTTTAATGTGACTTCAGCACCTTTTTGGGTAAGCGTTGATATCATCACAACAGGTGTTGGACATGTTTGCATTATTGCTTTCAGAGCCTCAAGACCGTTTAATACAGGCATTTCAACATCCATTGTGACAACGTCTGGGCGAAGGGAGGCAACCTTTTCGATTGCCTCCTGCCCATTTGTTGCATAATCTATAACCTTTATAAAAGGACTTTTTTGAAGTATTTTTATTAAAACCCTTCTCATCAAAGGGGAATCTTCTGCTACTAACACTCTTACCATCTTTGAATTTCTACTCTCCCGTGTGGTTTAGTAAAAGTTTATTGTGTATTTGTGTTCAAAAGTTCCTCTTTTAACTCCTCAATTTGAATTACCTCATTTGATGTTAATATCTTTGACATGTCAAGAAGAATTATTATCCTACCATTAATTTGACCAACACCTTGTAAGTACTCAGTGTTGATTCCCCTTATAACAGGTGGTGGGGGAGTTATAGCATCATTTGGAAGTCTTAAAACCTCCGTAACTTCATCAACAATTCCGCCTATTGTCATATTGTCAAGGTTTATGACAAGGATTCTTGTTTGTCTTGTTCTTTCTGTCTCTGGAAGTCCAAATTTTTTTCGCATATCAATTATAGGCAGTATTTCTCCCCGCAGACTTATTATCCCTTCAACAAAAGATGGTACTTGTGGTATTTTGGTAATGGTGGTTGTTCTGATAATCTCTTTGACCTGCATTATATCAACACCGTACTCTTCATCCCCAAGCTTGAAAATAACAAGCTGCTTTTCATCAGTGAGTTCATCTTCTTCTTCAAAATCTTCAGCTATATCTGCTTTTAACAATTTTTTTCTTTCTTCTTCAATCATATTACTCAATCCTCCTCTTTTAAACTAACCCCGCTTAAATATTTTTAAGCTCTTCAGCAAGATTAGCAAGTTCCTGGGCTGCCTGAGCAATCTGAGATATTGCTTTTAGCTGTTCTTGTGCCTGGGTTGCTGCACTTTGAGCTGATTGTGATGCTTCTTCTGCTCCTCTTGCTATCTGCATGGTTCCTGCTGCAATCTGGGTTAAAGCTGCTTCTGCATCCTGTGCCATCTTAAGTAGCTGCCCGCCTTCAGCTAAAACTTTTTCAGTTGCAATCCTAACTCTTTCAAGCGAAATGGTAATTTTTTGTGCTTTTTCGTTTTCCTGTGTAGATGTCTTTACTGCATTTTCTACATCCTCATACACAATTCTTACTTGGTCGCTAATATTTCTCACCATTTCTTTGATGTTTCCAATAGCTTCACTTGACTGCTGAGCAAGCTGCTTTATATCTCCTGCAACAACTGCAAATCCCTTTCCATACTTGCCGGAACGGGCCGCTTCAATTGAACCATTGAGTGACAGCAAGTCCACTTTTGTTGTAACATTTGAGATTGTATCAATTATCTTTTCAATGTTTCTAATTCTTTTCTCAAGTACTCTCACACTTTCCAATGACTGTTTGTTCTTTTCAACCGAGTGGGCAACACCCTCAATCAATCCTTCTACGTCTTTCCTGTTCTTTTCTAAAATTTCTTGAAGCTCTTTTGACAACTTTGTAGCATTTTCTAATCTATCAACTATGTCTTTTTGCATGTTTTTAAGATTCTCTGTTGCCCTTTGGGATTCTTCACATGCAGCTGCTTGTTCTTCAGAAGCTTGCATTATTTGTTCAAGCGCTGAAGAAATCTGATAACTTGCCTTGTGTGACTCTTCTACCATAGCAGCAAGCTCAGAAGACGCTGCAGCAAGTTCTTCTGCATTTTTCTGAGTTACACTTGTAGATTTTAACTCATCTGCCATTTCAGCAAGCATAGTTATTGCATTGTTAATCTCGTTCAATGCTTTTGTCTGTTCAATTAACGATGCATTTGACTCTTCAGTTGCAGCTGCAGTTTCCTCAGCAGCTGCTGCAATCTGCTGGCTTCCACCCCTGACCTCGCTTGATGCATTCATCATGTTCCTTGACAAAACCCTTATTTCCTTCATGGCTTCGACAATTGTATTTATAGCATCCTCTATTTTCTTCAAATCCTCAGTAACACCTTTTGCCTTTTCAGCTTCCCCTCTGACAAGTGTTCCAACGCTTCTTATGTCTTCCGCTACAACATTTACATCTTTTTGAATATCCTCTATGATGTTTTGAATCTCTATAGCAGCTTTATTTGTTATCTCTGCTAAGCTTCTTACCTCATCTGCAACAACTGCAAAACCACGACCATGTTTTCCTGCCCTTGCAGCTTCAATCGCAGCATTGAGTGCAAGCAAATTTGTCTGGTCAGCGACCTCCATTACAGCTTGGGCAGTATTTTTAATTTCATTTGCCTGTCTTTCAAGTTGTAAAACATTCTCTGCAGACTCAACAGAACTTTGAGCAGATATTTCAATTCCTCTTATGACTTCTTCTATCTCATCTGAAATACTCTGAATAAGCGTCTGAAGGTTTGCAATAGAGTTTGAAAGTTCAACTGCTTTTTCATCTGAAACCTTTGCAACCTTTTCAATCTCCTGAATAGCTTTTAAAGATTCATTAGCAGCTTTTGATGCTTCCTGAGCCGATGCCGCAATCTCTTGCACTGCAACCTGAAGTTCATTTACATTACGTGTTGCCTGGGCTACAGCCGCCTGAGTTTCAGCTGATGCTGCAGCCAGCCTCTCGATTATTGTGTTTTTCTTCAGCTCATCTCTTCTTTCTTTTCTCTTAGTTGAGTCAAAAATACTGGTACTGTAAGATTGGCTCTGAGAAACATCTTGAATTTGGTTTGATGCAGCAGGTTGAGCGCCTGCTTTCAAAGGATTTCTCGGTGTTTGTAATTTTGAAAGTTCCATTCTTCTACCTCCCCTTTATTTTTGAATATATAATACCACAATGTTGTGGTTTTGTAACTTTTTTTTTTTTTTTTTTTTTTTTTAATAAATTTTATTTATGTTATACAAATATATTCAATCCATAACCACAATAATATTGGCATTGTATACGTTAATACCAATTAATCCAACTAAAACAGAAATATTTAAAAATAATTTGCAATTTAATTATCAAGTTATCTTTACTGATAAAAATACCACCAAAAATAAGTAGGTGTAAATGAGACCTACAAAATTTTTGGATTAAAAATCAATCAATATCACTCTTGCAGGTGCACCGTCGCAGTCTTTTAGTTTTAGTGGCAGTGCTGCATACCTGTATTTCCCTTCACAAACCTGTGAAAGATCCAATCCTTCAATAACCACTACACCATTTGACAGCAGACTCTTGTGTACAGCAAAATCATTTGAAGCAAATTCTTCTATTGAAAGATAATCTATTCCTACAACTTTAACCTCTCTTTCTATGAGAAACTCGGCTGCTTCCAAAGTCAAATAAACATACTTTTCATAGAACTCTGAACTCCTTTTAAGATACTGAGAATTTTTGGTCTTGAAAAATATCCTATCACCATACTCTATATTCTTGCTTTCAAGAAACTCTCTGGTTATCTTATTATCTTCATATACCTCGAAAACCTTGACTTCTCCAATCAGGTATTCCAAAGGAATCTGGTCAACTGTTTTACCATCCTTTATAAAATGAGATGGTGCGTCAATGTGCGTCCCTGTGTGGGATGAAAGTATTAATTTGCTTACGTTTGCCACATCTCCACTTTCAATACTATAAACCCTTGATATCTGCGGTTTTGGATCACCGGGAAAATAAACCATATTATTTGAAATTGGAATACTGACATCTATAATCCTCAATTTCAAACCCTCCTTTAAACTTAACATTTTCAAAAATAAGAATAATAAAAAGGGGCTTTTGCTTAAAAGCCCCTTTTGCTGACAAACATTTTAAACTTATATTTGGTATTTTGCTTTTTCTTCCCTGATTAGATTAATTACAACTTCTATTGCTTTCTCAATTTCAACTTCAAAAGATTCTTTTGTTCTTCTATTTCTAATCTCAAGCTTTCCTTCTGATATTTTCTTTCCAACAGTAACTCTAAACGGAATCCCTATCAAATCTGCATCCTTGAACTTAACACCTGCTCTTTCATCTCTGTCATCAATCAAAACCTCAACTCCATTTCTCTGAAGGTTTTCATAAATCTCAAATGCAATTCTATTTTGATTTTCATCTTTTACATTTACAGGCACAATAATTACCTCATACGGTGCAACTGTAATTGGCCAAATTATACCATCTTCATCGTGCATCTGTTCAATGATAGCTGCAGCTGTCCTGTTGATACCAATACCATAACATCCCATTATCATGAGCTTCTTTTCGCCTTTTTCATCTGTGTACACGCAGTTAAATGCCTGTGTATATTTAGTGCCAAGCTTAAATATATGTCCAACCTCAATTCCTCTCTCAATTGTCACCTTCTGAGAGCAACATTTTGGACAAAGGTCATCTTGGGTTATATTCCTGAGGTCTGCAAATTTTGTTACTTTAAAATCTGAAAGATTAACATTCTTTATATGATAATCTGTCTTATTTGCACCTACCACAAAGTTTTTGAGATATTTTACTTCATTGTCTGCATACACATTTATCGAAAGACCAATTGGACCGGCAAATCCCACCTTTGCACCTGTAATTTTCTCTACATCCTCTGCCGATGCAAGTTCAAGGTCTGTAGCTTTTAAAAGATTTTTTAGCTTTGTCTCATTTACCTCTCTATCTCCCCTTACCAGCACTGCAACAAACTTGTTATCTGCCTTGTAAATCATTGTTTTTACAAACCTTGTACTGTCGATGCCAAGAAAACTCACAAGCTCCTCAATTGTTCTCACATTTGGAGTGTAGACTTCCTGTTTTTCTTTAAGCTCCTCATTGTTTTCAATAGGCTCATCCAAACACTCTGCCTTTTCCAAGTTTGCAGCATATCCGCACGCTTTGCAATATGCAATCTCTGCCTCACCAACAGAAGATGGAACCATAAACTCGTGTGAGCTTGCTCCGCCCATTGCACCTGTATCTGCCTCGACAATCTTTACATCAAGCCCACATCTTTTGAATATTCTCACATATGCATCATACATCTTCTTATATGATATGTCCAAGCCTTTCTCATCAACATCAAATGAATAAGCATCCTTCATTGTAAACTCTCTGCAACGCATAACGCCAAACCGCGGTCTTCTCTCATCACGAAACTTTGTTTGGATTTGATACAAAATTTTAGGAAGGTCCCTGTAAGATGAAATCTCGTTTCTGACTATATAAGTAAATGCTTCTTCGTGAGTGGGACCCAAACAGTATTCCCTTTCATTTCTATCTTTTACCCTAAACATCTCAGGGCCAAATACAGCCCACCTACCCGACTCTTCCCAAAGTTCTTTTGGCATAAGAGCTGACATATGAACCTCTTGTGCACCGCTTTTATCCATCTCTTCTCTTACAATGTTTTCTATCTTTCTTAAAACTCTGTAACCAAGCGGAAGATAAACATAAATGCCAGAGGAAAGCTGTCTCATAAAACCAGACCTTAGCATAAGCTTGTGTGATTCTATCTCTGCATCAGAAGGTGTCTCTTTCAAAGTTGGCATAAAAAGCTCTGAAACTTTCATCTTCCTTTGTTACTACCCCTTTCTAAACCTTAGTTTTTTAGCATATAAAAAGTTTTTCAATAATCTTTTTTCTCATCGCTCTTTCTAAATCCCAGTGGCGAAGAGGTTTTGTCTCTGTCACAATCCTGAGCGTATATTCTATCCAGTTCGTGTCCACAATACCAACAATCTGCGGTGGTGTTACAATATCATCTTTAAACTCCTCCTCAATCTCTTTAAAAACCTCTTGTAGCTTCAAAGACACCTCATCAAAGTTCATTTTTGTATTGAGCTTAACATCCACAATCGCCTTTGAGTTATGCCTCGACCAATTCGTAATAGCACCTATTGAACCGTTTGGTATAATATGGATTGAGCCGTTGTAGTCCTGGATTTTTATTGTCTTTATCCCCATTTCTTTTACAGTACCACTTCTCCCATCGATGGTGACATAGTCACCGACAGACAGCTGGTCTTCTATAATTAAAAAAAGACCTGCTATGACATCTTTAATCAAACTCTGTGCACCAAAACCTATTGCAAGTCCACCTATCCCTGCAACAGCCAAGATTGTCTTGATTGAAACGTTAAAGTTTTCAAGAATGAGCACAATCACTAAAAAGTATATAGAGTATTTTATAATACTTTTGAAAAGTGCTGCAAGAGTATCTATTCTTTTTTGATTTATAGGAAATACAGAACTTCTCTGTTTTTTCTTCCATTTTTCAAGCGTTCTATTAGAAACTTTCAAAAATAAAAAACCAATAATTAGGATGAACACAGAGTATATGATTTTGCCACTGTATTTCAAAATCATATCAGATATTTTCCCAATACTCAAATACATCACCCTCCCAAAAACTTCTCAAAAAGCCTTTTCTGAAAAAGGTCGTCTTTTGCCATAAGCTCGGGATGCCATTGCACACCTACAAAAAAATTTCTGTCTTTCTTCGAAATTGCCTCTACAATGCCATCCATTGATACTGCCTCAATTTCAAATCCAGGTGCTACTTCTTCTATTGCTTGATGGTGAAAAGAGTTTACTAAAATCTTTCGGCCCCCAAAGATGCAAGCAAATAACCCTCCAACAACCTCTACAGTATGATATCCATATATACCATCAAGATTCTGGTAATGAGACATAGAGGATTTTCTCTCTATGTCCTGTATCAAAGTCCCACCAAACGCAACGTTCATAACCTGCACTCCTCTGCAAATTGCCAAAACTCTTCTGCTCATCTCATATGAAATTTTCATTGCCTCAAGCTCTATTCTATCTCTCAAAAGATTGATTTTTCTTATTCCTACTTGAGGTTCTCTGCCATAAAATTTAGGGTGAACATCTTCACCTCCGCAAAAAAGAACATACTCACACATCTGTATGTACTCTCTTAAAAGATCAGTTGATAAAACACTTATAGGGAAAATTATGGGTTTTGCATTTAGCATTAAAAGTATTTCTATGTACTCATTCATAACATAAAGTTTTCTATTCTCTGTATCAAACCCGCCAAATATAAGAACCTTCATTGGACTTACCTTATTCACTTTGAGTTCTTCAATTTCCATTCTATGATTCTCTTTGCCACTTCTTTAATAGGCATCTGGTGGTCCATGCTGAGCTTTTGAAGTTTTTTCATTGCACTTTCCTCATCAAGCTTTAGCTCCTTCATCAAAATCCCTTTTGCCCTTTCAACAAGCTTTCTTGTCTCCAAATCATCCTGAAGCTTCCTTACTTGTTCTTCTAACTTTCTTAATTTCATCCAATTTTTTGCAATAGTCTCAACAAAAGATATGAACGCCCATTTATTAAATGGACTGTATAAAAAAATATTGAACTCATCGTCTTCTAAGATTACGCTTTCTATATTAGACCTTTGTGCCTGGTTTGCCAAGATGACAACAGGACATATTCTGTCATTTTTTAAAATATCTATCATCTCCACCATACTGCCAACACTAAATCCATACTCCATAATAACAATATCTGGTTTTAATGCTCTTATCTTTCTCAGACAATCTGCAAAGTCCGAAGCAGTGTCAGCAATGGTATAGCCATTTTCAATGAGAGCATTTTTTACAACAGAAAATAATCTTTGGTTTTTTATAGCCAGAATAACCTTGAA from Caldicellulosiruptor kronotskyensis 2002 encodes the following:
- a CDS encoding chemotaxis protein CheA, encoding MNYEEKKFLMELLDEGKKIYKIEFLLKPEAEFKSPSMAKIYKALKKKYNIFLTIPDVEQEHVSEEVNEYLFFIEGDIEINALRQDVEDICKTEDVVEIFFIQKLIKEDLEVTETEEVDKIVNQSESDQTGTFEDGIKNLKEIDIKRIDSVRIDINKLNNLTNLAGELITCKSQLNQILNAFKETNIKDKTLSNLISNLEKGILRLERISFDIQEGITSLRLLPIKNVLRKLPRIVREVAQKEGKEVELIIKGEETEIDKIILEKITDPLVHLVRNCVNHGIEKPEERIAKGKRPQGRILIEAYAEGENIYVNVEDDGKGIDIDKVKEKALLKGIVTKDEIERMSDDEIIEFIFLPGFSTADKINDVAGRGVGMDVVKKNLSELKGEIKVKTEKDKGTSFLMIIPLTVAIIKTLLVLAGDKLYLLPLEKVVETVKIRKDSIKSITGKKVCSIKGEIVPFFSLQEILGYQKSEDDRSYYFGIIVKYRESKVGIIVDRLMGEYDVVVKPLDQFVGNVKGVVGSTILGDGKVVLLLEPEQLIERVIQMV
- a CDS encoding protein-glutamate methylesterase/protein-glutamine glutaminase produces the protein MVRVLVAEDSPLMRRVLIKILQKSPFIKVIDYATNGQEAIEKVASLRPDVVTMDVEMPVLNGLEALKAIMQTCPTPVVMISTLTQKGAEVTLKALSLGAVDFIPKPSAYSSELESIENEIIKKVLNAAKANVFGKKVDSLNTTKIISVSKKPLVKPNAIFIGVSTGGPKTLGEIIPYIKSDIGVPIFIVQHMPPNFTRQLASTLSERSSLFIKEAEKGEFVKPNTVYIAPGGKQMELIISGGRTVINIVDGPNDLIYKPSVDYVGFLLANHYKDRLVAIMLTGMGNDGAKAFAFIKKLGGFIIAEDHSTAIIFGMPKAVIDQGIADLILPCTSIAGAINSIFS
- a CDS encoding chemotaxis protein CheW — protein: MIEEERKKLLKADIAEDFEEEDELTDEKQLVIFKLGDEEYGVDIMQVKEIIRTTTITKIPQVPSFVEGIISLRGEILPIIDMRKKFGLPETERTRQTRILVINLDNMTIGGIVDEVTEVLRLPNDAITPPPPVIRGINTEYLQGVGQINGRIIILLDMSKILTSNEVIQIEELKEELLNTNTQ
- a CDS encoding methyl-accepting chemotaxis protein, whose amino-acid sequence is MELSKLQTPRNPLKAGAQPAASNQIQDVSQSQSYSTSIFDSTKRKERRDELKKNTIIERLAAASAETQAAVAQATRNVNELQVAVQEIAASAQEASKAANESLKAIQEIEKVAKVSDEKAVELSNSIANLQTLIQSISDEIEEVIRGIEISAQSSVESAENVLQLERQANEIKNTAQAVMEVADQTNLLALNAAIEAARAGKHGRGFAVVADEVRSLAEITNKAAIEIQNIIEDIQKDVNVVAEDIRSVGTLVRGEAEKAKGVTEDLKKIEDAINTIVEAMKEIRVLSRNMMNASSEVRGGSQQIAAAAEETAAATEESNASLIEQTKALNEINNAITMLAEMADELKSTSVTQKNAEELAAASSELAAMVEESHKASYQISSALEQIMQASEEQAAACEESQRATENLKNMQKDIVDRLENATKLSKELQEILEKNRKDVEGLIEGVAHSVEKNKQSLESVRVLEKRIRNIEKIIDTISNVTTKVDLLSLNGSIEAARSGKYGKGFAVVAGDIKQLAQQSSEAIGNIKEMVRNISDQVRIVYEDVENAVKTSTQENEKAQKITISLERVRIATEKVLAEGGQLLKMAQDAEAALTQIAAGTMQIARGAEEASQSAQSAATQAQEQLKAISQIAQAAQELANLAEELKNI
- a CDS encoding cyclase family protein: MRIIDVSIPISNNMVYFPGDPKPQISRVYSIESGDVANVSKLILSSHTGTHIDAPSHFIKDGKTVDQIPLEYLIGEVKVFEVYEDNKITREFLESKNIEYGDRIFFKTKNSQYLKRSSEFYEKYVYLTLEAAEFLIEREVKVVGIDYLSIEEFASNDFAVHKSLLSNGVVVIEGLDLSQVCEGKYRYAALPLKLKDCDGAPARVILIDF
- a CDS encoding proline--tRNA ligase, encoding MKVSELFMPTLKETPSDAEIESHKLMLRSGFMRQLSSGIYVYLPLGYRVLRKIENIVREEMDKSGAQEVHMSALMPKELWEESGRWAVFGPEMFRVKDRNEREYCLGPTHEEAFTYIVRNEISSYRDLPKILYQIQTKFRDERRPRFGVMRCREFTMKDAYSFDVDEKGLDISYKKMYDAYVRIFKRCGLDVKIVEADTGAMGGASSHEFMVPSSVGEAEIAYCKACGYAANLEKAECLDEPIENNEELKEKQEVYTPNVRTIEELVSFLGIDSTRFVKTMIYKADNKFVAVLVRGDREVNETKLKNLLKATDLELASAEDVEKITGAKVGFAGPIGLSINVYADNEVKYLKNFVVGANKTDYHIKNVNLSDFKVTKFADLRNITQDDLCPKCCSQKVTIERGIEVGHIFKLGTKYTQAFNCVYTDEKGEKKLMIMGCYGIGINRTAAAIIEQMHDEDGIIWPITVAPYEVIIVPVNVKDENQNRIAFEIYENLQRNGVEVLIDDRDERAGVKFKDADLIGIPFRVTVGKKISEGKLEIRNRRTKESFEVEIEKAIEVVINLIREEKAKYQI
- a CDS encoding mechanosensitive ion channel family protein translates to MYLSIGKISDMILKYSGKIIYSVFILIIGFLFLKVSNRTLEKWKKKQRSSVFPINQKRIDTLAALFKSIIKYSIYFLVIVLILENFNVSIKTILAVAGIGGLAIGFGAQSLIKDVIAGLFLIIEDQLSVGDYVTIDGRSGTVKEMGIKTIKIQDYNGSIHIIPNGSIGAITNWSRHNSKAIVDVKLNTKMNFDEVSLKLQEVFKEIEEEFKDDIVTPPQIVGIVDTNWIEYTLRIVTETKPLRHWDLERAMRKKIIEKLFIC
- a CDS encoding gamma-glutamyl-gamma-aminobutyrate hydrolase family protein, producing MEIEELKVNKVSPMKVLIFGGFDTENRKLYVMNEYIEILLMLNAKPIIFPISVLSTDLLREYIQMCEYVLFCGGEDVHPKFYGREPQVGIRKINLLRDRIELEAMKISYEMSRRVLAICRGVQVMNVAFGGTLIQDIERKSSMSHYQNLDGIYGYHTVEVVGGLFACIFGGRKILVNSFHHQAIEEVAPGFEIEAVSMDGIVEAISKKDRNFFVGVQWHPELMAKDDLFQKRLFEKFLGG
- a CDS encoding ANTAR domain-containing response regulator — encoded protein: MFKVILAIKNQRLFSVVKNALIENGYTIADTASDFADCLRKIRALKPDIVIMEYGFSVGSMVEMIDILKNDRICPVVILANQAQRSNIESVILEDDEFNIFLYSPFNKWAFISFVETIAKNWMKLRKLEEQVRKLQDDLETRKLVERAKGILMKELKLDEESAMKKLQKLSMDHQMPIKEVAKRIIEWKLKNSK